The following coding sequences are from one Oscarella lobularis chromosome 19, ooOscLobu1.1, whole genome shotgun sequence window:
- the LOC136198602 gene encoding uncharacterized protein: protein MTFFLRWSLLFLFHSGVFYLEERFPNEYVERKDEIEEVLSCFTSSKGALPYSESDFNYRNANELLPEQRLHRLEDYEYTYSGQFLLFCNGCKHIGDATANDIVTLDAPLQATSWVVFGLPFFFLLILISAFSYFYFFSLELHYLKGRRLNSFSCRKREHPRVVILPLNGDRLLVITFLVAVVFATSTHAHRPKPCEDCYDGWLCYHSSCLKLGHIPLTWPQAAEACSNHGSHLLSIESDDKELWHYLYDHHPQRPIFTGLLSSPSEEGSYSYRWSDGSPFVFSNWEHLYVHCKAELCTAIIPDIIPDLTSTAYVVHWSPVACSSKNIFICKKPKKPKSADVRLVDGVTPNRGRVEIFLDGDWGRVCMAKSGSDVAETAAAVCRRLGYIDLFFVTALNHSREGSSGITSNFVGCTLTDNSDCGNKTAACNWEIFVSCQSGRTSSYDMRLADSHVPNDGFVEFEGVNGNWIQGCGYIFNTRMVPPILCRSLGYDGGVAILKRNRKSLFYLYVRHCSKKSLRSLAGCSIFQSSRCRNSFLLNCSYSQWQVRLNSSANGMKEREGTIEVYFNETWTVVCDDKWDINGAQVACRQLGFKKAITANSSRSKSTSGDKNNSKLEVLCNGNETTLRDCQHKIIHNQTCTTAAAVCQMNEYCPSGWEEGGCGSSNSASITSPHEQAFVVSLLAGRKPDVWIGLRRKENEAFEWINGDPLRYVLWAPGEPKALYRCVALDPRNGYWKTKECSKWNRVLCKVPLRDVANELRRETAPAANVRCGSDEIYFEDTCYYFSKDVDEIVSQAQAHTEKCRSRNATLASISTIYENAFIANWTSPAKESLYWTGLVYEKGAFRWLDATPVTFTKWGMYEPKHLQDSSVCVLFGSDGREFVWSVSNCSAKARYVCKRDEYSDDLENGSGDEEIESLSTGEVYLCPDGWTQFGNRTCFKRVSARKTWHISLKNCESMGEGASLARILSLEERNELSLNLLNGERAWIGLNDMTNEGNYVWADQSPLTYVNWNSSEVETDAYLEREKDCVAATRTSWQSISCSEMKPSLCFMPAISDYDECSNNASNCHANATCENALFSYMCTCKPGFSGNGTSCEDINECNYTCNKEGQNCSNTFGSYECACRSGWTGNGSHCVDVNECNETSRCHSQAKCLNYPGSYQCRCQKGWKGNGTFCEDVNECMNDSPCHSAANCTNHQGTFKCTCREGWSGSGFFCEDVNECMNDSPCHSAANCTNHQGTFMCTCREGWSGDGFFCVDVNECDDDSPCHLKANCTNQNGSFICTCLQGWTGDGFSCNDIDECLLPKICQPLEYCSNTNGSFQCLCRSDYVDNGTHCEAITVASNSTSHWKIIISVISSVIVAFAIFLVFYARRRTLRKNGFVYDLDKQADEWEVNSGDMTLLEKLGAGFFGVVHRAYLYHRPSGSLSRLARKESNSFGNKSEVACKMLKGSNLAEMDFLEEIKLMKNIGQHPHIVNFLGCISVSPPFCLIVEYCKNGDLLTYLNKKGHQKKLNEIVVGVESDNEDSTPSPSPDCDTFKHQWREMNEDFSDVKAIDHDEGGAEKTSEPELNARDLLSFAWQIASGMEYLSGKGLVHRDLACRNVLVCENNLLKVSDFGLARSVYHDGSYSQKTTRRLPLRWMSIEAITHRLFSEQSDVWSFGVVLWEICTFGSFPYPCVCTGKLLSHLRSGNRLACPESCSAELYSIMSACWSSDSEKRPTFSRLTQLLGQMLEAENQSQYIVFDAISLLSSCSIESRSGTRESDCKNGARDHNSFTQMDDAEEVRYVVGSSASALKETKL from the exons ATGACGTTCTTTTTGCGTTGGTCTCTACTGTTTCTTTTCCACAGTGGGGTCTTCTACCTGGAAGAACGTTTTCCGAACGAATACGTTGAACGGAAAG atgaaattgaagaagtgTTATCGTGCTTCACTTCTTCCAAAGGAGCGTTACCATATAGCGAATCTGACTTTAATTATAG AAATGCAAATGAGCTGCTTCCTGAACAACGGTTGCATAGACTTGAAGATTATGAGTACACTTACTCTGGACAG TTTTTACTGTTTTGTAACGGTTGCAAACACATCGGCGACGCTACGGCCAATGATATAGTCACTTTGGACGCACCGTTGCAAG CTACCTCGTGGGTCGTCTTTGGTCtacctttcttctttcttctgatCTTAATTTCCGCTTTCTCCTATTTctactttttctctcttgaGCTTCATTACTTGAAAGGTAGGCGACTGAACTCGTTCTCGtgcagaaaacgagaacaCCCAAGAGTTGTAATTTTGCCGCTTAACGGTGACCGATTACTTGTAATAACTTTCCTTGTTGCTGTCGTCTTCGCAACATCTACTCATGCTCATCGCCCTAAACCCTGTGAAG ACTGCTATGATGGCTGGCTCTGTTACCATTCTTCGTGTCTAAAATTGGGTCACATACCCTTGACTTGGCCTCAAGCAGCTGAAGCCTGCTCTAATCATGGATCCCATTTACTGTCAATTGAAAGCGATGATAAAGAACTTTGGCATTACTTATATGACCATCATCCTCAGCGGCCAATTTTTACCGGATTATTAAGCTCGCCTAGTGAAGAGGGCTCCTACAGCTATCGTTGGTCGGACGGATCGCCGTTTGTCTTTTCAAACTGGGAACATTTGTACGTGCACTGCAAAGCGGAACTGTGTACGGCCATCATTCCTGACATCATTCCTGATTTGACTTCTACAGCTTATGTCGTTCACTGGAGCCCCGTTGCCTGTTCGTCAAAAAATATATTCATCTGCAAGAAACCAAAAA aacCTAAGAGTGCCGACGTGCGGCTTGTCGATGGTGTTACCCCGAACCGCGGTCGCGTCGAGATTTTTTTGGACGGTGATTGGGGACGCGTCTGCATGGCGAAATCCGGTTCCGATGTCgcagaaacggcggcggcagtcTGTCGACGTTTGGGCTACATTGACTTATTTTTTGTTACGGCTTTGAATCACTCTAGAGAAGGAAGCAGTGGGATTACTTCGAATTTTGTCGGCTGTACGTTAACAGATAATAGCGATTGTGGAAACAAAACAGCAGCGTGTAATTGGGAAATATTTGTTTCATGTCAGTCAGGTAGAACCTCTTCCTATGATATGCGGCTTGCGGACAGCCATGTGCCCAACGATGGTTTTGTGGAATTTGAGGGTGTGAATGGAAATTGGATACAGGGTTGTGGATATATTTTCAACACGCGTATGGTTCCTCCTATTTTGTGTAGGTCTTTGGGATACGATGGTGGAGTAGCTATTTTGAAGCGCAATCGCAAGAGTTTGTTTTATTTATACGTCCGTCATTGTTCCAAAAAGTCATTGAGGTCCTTGGCCGGATGCTCCATCTTTCAATCTTCGCGTTGTCGTAATTCCTTCTTGCTTAATTGCTCCTATTCCCAATGGCAAGTGCGACTGAACAGTAGTGCCAATGGAatgaaagaaagagaaggaacaATTGAAGTTTATTTCAACGAAACGTGGACCGTTGTCTGCGACGACAAATGGGATATAAATGGGGCTCAAGTTGCCTGTCGCCAATTGGGCTTTAAAAAGGCAATAACTGCAAATTCATCGCGATCTAAATCAACTTCAGGCGACAAAAATAATTCCAAGTTGGAAGTGCTATGTaacggaaacgaaacgacgcttaGAGACTGTCAACATAAAATCATTCACAATCAAACTTGCACGACTGCAGCAGCTGTTTGCCAGATGAATGAAT attGTCCCTCAG GTTGGGAAGAAGGTGGATGTGGATCTTCTAACAGTGCTAGTATTACCAGTCCTCACGAACAGGCTTTTGTTGTGTCTCTTCTTGCTGGCCGAAAACCCGACGTTTGGATTGGGCtgagacgaaaagaaaatgaagcgTTCGAGTGGATCAATGGGGATCCGTTGAG ATATGTCTTGTGGGCCCCTGGAGAACCAAAGGCTCTTTACAGATGCGTTGCGCTAGATCCTCGCAATGGCTACTGGAAGACGAAAGAATGTTCTAAATGGAATAGAGTTTTATGCAAGGTTCCTCTCC GAGATGTAGCAAACGAACTGCGTCGAGAAACAGCTCCGGCAGCGAATGTTCGGTGTGGGAGCGACGAAATCTATTTCGAAGATACTTGCTATTATTTTTCAAAAGACGTTGATGAGATTGTTTCACAAGCGCAGGCACATACTGAAAAGTGCAGAAGTCGCAATGCCACACTAGCTTCAATAAGCACCATCTATGAAAACGCCTTCATTGCAAATTGGACTTCTCCCGCGAAGGAATCTCTTTATTGGACTGGCCTGGTTTACGAGAAAGGTGCTTTCAGGTGGCTTGATGCGACTCCCGTCACATTCACCAAGTGGGGAATGTACGAGCCCAAACACCTGCAGGATAGTAGCGTCTGCGTTTTGTTTGGATCAGACGGCCGCGAGTTTGTTTGGTCTGTTTCAAACTGCTCTGCTAAAGCTCGATACGTCTGTAAAA GAGATGAATATTCAGATGATTTGGAAAATGGATCTGGtgatgaagaaattgaatctCTGTCAACTGGCG AGGTCTACTTATGTCCCGACGGTTGGACGCAGTTTGGCAATAGGACCTGCTTCAAGCGAGTTTCTGCCAGAAAAACTTGGCATATTTCCTTGAAAAACTGCGAATCAATGGGGGAAGGAGCGTCTCTTGCAAgaattctttctcttgaagagCGGAACGAGCTAAGTTTGAACCTTCTCAACGGAGAAAGGGCTTGGATTGGACTAAATGACATGACTAATGAGGGAAACTATGTTTGGGCTGACCAGTCGCCTTTAACCTATGTCAACTGGAATTCGTCTGAAGTAGAAACAGACGCTTAccttgaaagagaaaaagattgtGTAGCTGCAACGAGAACTTCTTGGCAGTCTATCAGTTGTTCTGAGATGAAACCCAGCCTTTGTTTCATGCCTGCAATTTCCG ATTATGACGAATGCTCCAACAACGCAAGTAATTGTCACGCAAACGCAACCTGTGAAAACGCACTGTTTTCGTACATGTGCACTTGCAAACCTGGATTTAGCGGAAATGGAACTTCGTGCGAAG ATATAAATGAATGCAACTATACCTGTAACAAGGAGGGTCAAAATTGTTCTAATACATTTGGATCCTATGAGTGCGCTTGCAGAAGTGGATGGACAGGAAATGGCAGTCATTGCGTCGATGTGAACGAGTGCAACGAGACAAGCAGATGTCATTCCCAAGCAAAGTGCTTAAATTATCCCGGCTCTTATCAATGTAGATGTCAAAAAGGCTGGAAGGGAAATGGTACTTTTTGCGAAGATGTGAACGAGTGCATGAATGACAGCCCATGTCATTCGGCAGCGAATTGCACAAATCATCAAGGAACGTTCAAGTGCACGTGTCGAGAAGGCTGGTCTGGTAGCGGATTTTTTTGCGAggacgtcaacgagtgcATGAATGACAGCCCATGCCATTCGGCAGCGAATTGCACAAATCATCAAGGAACGTTCATGTGTACGTGTCGAGAAGGCTGGTCTGGGGACGGATTTTTTTGCGTggacgtcaacgagtgcGACGATGATAGTCCTTGCCATTTGAAAGCAAATTGCACAAATCAGAACGGTTCCTTTATCTGTACCTGTCTGCAAGGCTGGACAGGTGACGGATTCTCTTGCAAcgacattgatgaatgccTCCTACCTAAAATATGCCAACCTTTGGAATATTGTAGTAACACAAACGGATCGTTTCAGTGCCTGTGCCGTAGCGACTACGTGGACAATGGGACCCATTGCGAAG CTATTACAGTCGCGTCAAACTCCACCTCTCATTGGAAAATCATTATATCAGTCATCAGCTCCGTCATTGTGGCTTTTGCCAtctttcttgttttttaTGCTCGCCGCAGGACTTTACGCAAAAACGGTTTTGTATACGACCTCGACAAACAGGCAGACGAATGGGAAGTAAATTCCGGTGATATGACTTTGCTAGAGAAGCTCGGCGCCGGATTTTTTGGCGTTGTGCACAGGGCGTATCTCTATCATCGTCCATCTGGAAGTTTGTCGAGACTAGCTCGAAAAGAGAGCAATTCTTTTGGCAATAAGTCTGAGGTCGCTTGTAAAATGCTCAAAG GATCGAATCTGGCGGAGATGGACTTTCTGGAAGAAATCAAACTCATGAAAAACATCGGGCAGCACCCGCATATTGTCAACTTTCTCGGATGCATATCAGTATCGCCGCCATTCTGCCTCATCGTCGAATACTGCAAGAACGGCGACTTACTTACCTATCTTAACAAAAAAGGGCATCAAAAG AAATTGAATGAAATCGTCGTAGGCGTTGAAAGCGATAACGAG GATAGTACGCCCTCGCCCTCGCCTGATTGCGACACATTTAAGCATCAGTGGCGTGAGATGAATGAGGATTTTAGTGACGTGAAAGCCATTGATCATG ACGAAGGCGGTGCGGAGAAGACATCTGAGCCCGAATTGAATGCTCGTGACCTCTTATCATTCGCTTGGCAAATTGCATCCGGAATG GAATACCTGTCTGGTAAAGGATTAGTTCATCGTGACTTGGCCTGTCGGAACGTGCTCGTTTGCGAAAATAATCTACTCAAAGTTTCCGACTTTGGACTTGCGAGATCTGTCTATCACGACGGTTCCTACAGTCAAAAGACCACAAGACGTCTTCCACTTCGCTGGATGTCTATCGAAGCCATAACACACCGTCTCTTCTCTGAGCAGAGCGATGT ATGGTCTTTCGGAGTTGTTCTGTGGGAAATCTGCACTTTTG GCTCTTTCCCTTATCCTTGCGTTTGCACTGGAAAACTTCTGTCGCATTTGCGTAGCGGCAACCGGTTAGCCTGCCCAGAAAGCTGCTCCGCTGAGCT GTACAGTATAATGTCTGCATGCTGGTCTTCCGATTCTGAAAAGCGGCCAACGTTCAGCCGTCTTACGCAGCTTCTGGGACAAATGCTTGAAGCCGAAAATCAAAGCCAATACATTGTTTTTGATGCTATCagtttgctttcttcttgcaGCATAGAATCACGAAGCGGAACAAGGGAGTCAGACTGCAAAAATGGGGCTCGTGATCACAATTCCTTCACGCAGATGGACGATGCCGAGGAAGTCAGATATGTCGTCGGTTCCTCTGCATCAGCCTTGAAGGAAACCAAATTGTGA
- the LOC136198338 gene encoding uncharacterized protein, whose protein sequence is MFSRYYAIKRLDQLMNAFEANNRHSFLCGNLRITRASSLVTWRCFNRPFLLSVLCECVFSICLKRLSTRIERSTAFYSVISHRFLPKTFSSSIIRILSRVSRESRLFLRSNRIDLPLTLERVDAGPAHTL, encoded by the exons ATGTTTTCTCGCTATTATGCAATTAAGCGGCTCGATCAGCTTATGAACGCATTCGAAGCGAATAACAG ACACTCTTTTCTGTGTGGAAATCTTCGGATAACGCGCGCATCGTCTTTAGTCACGTGGCGTTGTTTCAATCgcccttttctcctctctGTCTTATGCGAATGCG TCTTTTCCATATGTCTGAAACGCTTATCAACGCGTATTGAGAGATCGACCGCTTTCTACTCCGTCATATCCCATCGctttcttccaaaaa CCTTTTCGAGTTCGATCATAAGGATCCTGTCACGTGTTTCCCGTGAAAGTCGTTTATTTCTTAG GAGCAATCGCATCGATTTACCTTTGACTCTGGAGCGTGTTGATGCAG GGCCCGCTCATACTCTCTAG